From a region of the Alnus glutinosa chromosome 1, dhAlnGlut1.1, whole genome shotgun sequence genome:
- the LOC133858678 gene encoding serine/threonine-protein kinase BLUS1: protein MAQEEEPKKVQYPLDSNSYEILDEVGVGVSAVVYKAICLPMDSMLVAIKAIDLDRSRVDLENVRREAKTMSLLSHPNILNAHCSFTVDHRLWVVMPFMSAGSLQSIISSSFPDGLSEPCIAILLKETLSALSYLHKQGHLHRDIKAGNILIDSNGSVKLADFGVSASIYEPNSTQAGSSSSSLALTDVTGTPYWMAPEVIHSHKGYSFKADIWSFGITALELAHGRPPLSHLPPSKSLLLKITKRFRFSDYEKHKNEKHKKFSKAFKDMVASCLDQEPSKRPSAEKLLKHSFFKNCKGSDFLVKNVLHGLPSVAERFKESKTIHARVTSKINGDDEEEEDAARQNIKERRISGWNFNEEGFELDPVFPSKSNDDSVVKQVQSGCETIIEDRGGKSGDQSGELIPSSPVEVVEEAENRSSGGVNKEAMVEGLVALKMSLDVQSATVSNLIVQLRGEEGQEVSKEKQLAQVIELQRVELENERKKNFDMDMELRFLKLQITRAYGSGGSTSTGAD, encoded by the exons ATGGCTCAAGAAGAAGAGCCTAAAAAGGTCCAATACCCATTGGACTCAAACTCCTACGAGATTCTCGATGAAGTTGGCGTTGGTGTTAGTGCTGTTGTTTACAAGGCCATATGCTTGCCCATGGACTCCATGTTGGTGGCAATCAAAGCCATCGATCTTGATCGATCACGGGTGgatttggaaaatgttagacGCGAAGCCAAGACCATGTCGCTTCTCTCCCACCCAAATATCCTCAATGCTCACTGTTCCTTCACAGTTGATCATCGCCTCTGGGTGGTGATGCCATTCATGTCCGCTGGTTCTTTACAATCCataatatcttcttctttcccaGACGGCTTATCCGAGCCATGCATTGCCATACTTCTCAAGGAAACCCTAAGCGCCTTGTCCTATCTTCACAAGCAAGGGCACCTTCACAGAGACATCAAGGCCGGTAACATCCTCATAGACTCCAATGGGTCCGTCAAGCTTGCAGACTTTGGAGTGTCGGCCTCTATCTATGAGCCGAATTCCACTCAAGCAGGCTCCTCATCATCCTCTTTGGCGCTCACTGATGTTACGGGCACGCCGTATTGGATGGCTCCGGAG gTAATACACTCACACAAGGGGTACAGTTTCAAGGCTGATATATGGTCCTTTGGAATCACTGCATTAGAATTGGCCCACGGACGCCCTCCTTTGTCTCACCTCCCTCCATCAAAGTCTCTGCTCCTGAAGATCACAAAGCGGTTTCGATTCTCAGATTATGAGAAGCACAAGAATGAGAAGCACAAGAAGTTCTCCAAGGCTTTCAAGGACATGGTGGCTTCGTGTCTCGATCAAGAACCATCAAAGAGGCCCTCCGCAGAGAAATTGTTAAAGCATTCGTTCTTCAAGAACTGCAAGGGTTCAGATTTTCTTGTAAAAAATGTCTTGCATGGGCTGCCAAGTGTTGCAGAAAGGTTCAAGGAAAGCAAGACTATCCATGCACGGGTGACGAGCAAGATTAATGGCGAtgatgaagaggaagaggaCGCAGCGAGGCAGAATATAAAAGAGAGAAGGATCAGTGGGTGGAACTTCAACGAGGAAGGGTTTGAACTCGACCCAGTTTTCCCATCCAAGTCAAATGACGATTCAGTTGTGAAACAAGTTCAGTCTGGCTGTGAAACCATAATTGAAGACAGGGGAGGAAAGTCGGGTGATCAGTCAGGCGAGTTAATTCCGAGTTCACCGGTTGAAGTTGTGGAAGAGGCTGAGAATAGAAGTAGTGGGGGTGTAAATAAGGAAGCCATGGTGGAGGGTCTGGTGGCGTTGAAGATGAGCTTGGATGTGCAAAGTGCAACGGTGAGCAATCTGATTGTTCAGTTACGCGGGGAGGAAGGCCAGGAGGTGAGCAAGGAGAAGCAGTTGGCTCAGGTTATAGAGTTGCAGAGGGTTGAGTTGGAGaacgagagaaagaagaacttCGATATGGATATGGAGTTACGTTTTCTCAAGCTTCAGATTACTCGTGCATATGGCAGTGGTGGTAGTACTAGTACTGGTGCTGATTGA